In bacterium, the genomic stretch TCTAAAATTGCCCGGACATTATCGGCAATTGGTTCGTTCATATCATCGGCATCGACTAATATCGTATAAAGGCCGGTAATAGTGCCTTTTTCTGATGTTCCTGAACGTTCAAGCAATTTAGGTAAGATAGCAAATACAGATGGGGTAAAACCACGAGTAGTCGGCGGTTCGCCAATTGAAAGGCCTACCTCGCGCTGAGCACGGGCAAACCGCGTAATAGAATCCATCATAAACATCACATCATAACCTTTATCCCGAAAATATTCGGCAATAGCCGTTGCCACAAAAGCCCCTCTTAATCTAATTAAAGGTGGCTCATCTGATGTCGCCACAACAACTACTGACCTGGTTAATCCTTCCTCCTGCAGGTCTCTTTCGATAAAATCTCTGACCTCTCTGCCTCGCTCTCCAATCAAGGCAATAATATTAACCTGTGCTTTTGTAAATCGAGCAATCATACCCATTAATGTACTTTTACCAATACCACTTCCAGAAAATATACCAAATCGCTGCCCTTTGCCCACAGTAAGAATGGAATCAATGACTTTTATTCCCAGAGGTAATGGATTTTTAATTCTTGGTCGTTTTAAAGGGTCTGGAGAAGGATTAAAGATTGGATAAAAATCATCTGCACGGCAGGGAGGTTTGCCATCTATTGGTTTGCCAAGACCATCTAAT encodes the following:
- the fliI gene encoding flagellar protein export ATPase FliI, with product MSKLVKFQDVLDNLDTIRLGGKVKQVIGLTIESEGPPTQLGELCQIRLPGSKVIQTEVVGFRDRRVLLMPLGEMNGIAPECQVISTGKPLLVPVSERLKGRILDGLGKPIDGKPPCRADDFYPIFNPSPDPLKRPRIKNPLPLGIKVIDSILTVGKGQRFGIFSGSGIGKSTLMGMIARFTKAQVNIIALIGERGREVRDFIERDLQEEGLTRSVVVVATSDEPPLIRLRGAFVATAIAEYFRDKGYDVMFMMDSITRFARAQREVGLSIGEPPTTRGFTPSVFAILPKLLERSGTSEKGTITGLYTILVDADDMNEPIADNVRAILDGHVVLSRDLAARNHYPAIDVLQSVSRVMIDIVPPEHEQSARRLKEIIATIRDAQDIIDIGAYVKGSNPKIDYALSMIDEVNAFLKQGIFEKVDYETAVKQLMELFASKEGTEG